A single Lolium perenne isolate Kyuss_39 chromosome 6, Kyuss_2.0, whole genome shotgun sequence DNA region contains:
- the LOC127306274 gene encoding aluminum-activated malate transporter 9, translating into MASLPPLPPEMRTLRSTLNQRGLGDPLLLPPADWGVLPDAGAGADDGGPLRRAVEAVRAVAWDMWAFARKDPRKPVYAAKVATALALITLLVFLREPTDIVSHAVWAILTVVVVFEFSIGATLSKGLNRGLGTLTAGGLALAVAESARHIGSLDTVFLIICTFVVGFGTTLVKQHPKTKAYEYGLRVFLLTFCYVTVSGYNTGEFTGTAVSRFLLIVIGAAVSLAVNIGIYPIWAGEDLHHLVAKNFARVAESLEGCVDGYLTCMEYERVPSKILTYQASDDPLYSGYRAAVEAQAQEETLLGFAIWEPPHGPYKMMKYPWKNYTKVGGALRHCSFAVMALHGCILSEIQSPPENRKVFSVELHNVGNEAAKVLRELGQRVKTMTRLSSPNILAEVHHAVEELQKKIDQRSFLLVNTERWGEAVAACKQNEPPPAPEHAVVINIGGAGVHKSDSSTSLARHAVLTNAGAAVHKSDSNTSLARFDSSASGAAMGLDFSLFKPQASWPFRLPPMHPGLPFEDAEARTYESASALSLATFASLLIEFVARLRNLVDAFEELSDKAGFKDPVEEPSAAGREESGGGFVDKIRRLFRLKR; encoded by the exons ATGGCGTCGCTGCCGCCTCTGCCGCCGGAGATGCGGACGCTGCGGTCGACGCTGAACCAGCGGGGGCTGGGGGacccgctgctgctgccgccggctgACTGGGGCGTCCTCCCggacgccggcgccggcgccgacgACGGGGGACCCCTGCGTCGGGCGGTGGAGGCGGTGCGCGCGGTGGCCTGGGACATGTGGGCGTTCGCGCGCAAGGACCCCAGGAAGCCCGTCTACGCGGCCAAGGTGGCCACGGCGCTCGCGCTCATCACGCTGCTCGTCTTCCTCCGCGAGCCAACCGACATCGTCAGCCACGCCGTCTGGGCCATCCTcaccgtcgtcgtcgtcttcgagTTCAGCATCG GTGCAACCTTGAGCAAAGGGCTTAACAGGGGACTGGGGACTCTCACCGCAGGAGGGCTTGCTCTAGCAGTTGCTGAATCGGCAAGGCATATTGGCAGTTTAGACACTGTGTTTCTGATCATCTGCACCTTCGTTGTCG GATTTGGTACAACGCTGGTAAAGCAGCACCCTAAAACGAAGGCATACGAGTACGGGCTCCGCGTCTTCCTGCTCACTTTCTGCTACGTCACAGTGTCCGGGTACAACACCGGGGAGTTTACCGGCACGGCCGTGAGCAggttcctgctgatcgtcatcggtGCCGCCGTGAGCCTGGCGGTGAACATCGGCATATACCCCATCTGGGCAGGGGAGGATCTGCACCACCTGGTGGCCAAGAACTTTGCCAGAGTAGCAGAATCCTTAGAAG GATGCGTGGATGGATACCTGACGTGCATGGAGTACGAGAGGGTTCCTTCCAAGATTCTCACGTACCAGGCTTCCGATGATCCTCTGTACAGTGGGTACAGGGCGGCCGTCGAGGCGCAGGCACAAGAGGAAACCCTG CTAGGATTTGCTATATGGGAACCGCCGCACGGACCTTACAAGATGATGAAGTATCCTTGGAAGAACTACACCAAAGTCGGCGGCGCACTGAGGCACTGCTCCTTCGCTGTCATGGCGTTGCACGGGTGCATCCTGTCGGAGATTCAG TCGCCACCGGAGAACAGGAAGGTTTTCAGCGTGGAGCTCCACAACGTGGGCAACGAGGCCGCCAAGGTGCTGCGGGAGCTCGGTCAGCGGGTGAAGACCATGACGAGACTGAGCTCCCCGAACATCCTCGCCGAGGTCCACCACGCCGTCGAGGAGCTGCAGAAGAAGATCGACCAGCGGTCGTTCCTGCTCGTCAACACGGAGCGGTGGGGGGAGGCGGTCGCCGCCTGCAAGCAGAACGAGCCTCCGCCGGCTCCAGAGCACGCCGTGGTAATCAACATCGGCGGCGCGGGGGTGCACAAGTCGGACTCGAGCACGTCCCTCGCCCGGCACGCCGTCCTCACCAACGCCGGCGCGGCGGTGCACAAGTCAGACTCGAACACGTCCCTCGCCCGGTTCGACTCGTCGGCGTCGGGGGCGGCCATGGGGTTGGACTTCTCATTGTTCAAGCCGCAGGCGTCCTGGCCCTTCCGGCTGCCGCCGATGCACCCGGGCCTGCCGTTCGAGGACGCGGAGGCGAGGACGTACGAGAGCGCGAGCGCGCTGTCGCTGGCCACGTTCGCCTCGCTCCTCATCGAGTTTGTGGCGCGGCTCCGGAACCTCGTCGACGCGTTCGAGGAGCTCAGCGACAAGGCCGGCTTCAAGGATCCCGTGGAGGAGCCCTCTGCCGCCGGCCGggaggagagtggtggtggtTTTGTAGACAAGATACGGAGGCTTTTTAGACTGAAGAGATGA
- the LOC127306273 gene encoding aspartyl protease APCB1 produces MPPRPPPPPPPPPPPPPQVHGVVVITLPPHDQPSKGKTITAYTYTDDPPGALPPHRGPASADSRRSRRAVSPRRAAAMLLVLGALALAAYYCIYSDVAVQFLGMEEEEAQRERNETKSFLLPLYPKARQGRALREFGDIKLAAKRVDDGGGGGARKVTKKLQAEGAASAGTNSTVLLPIKGNVFPDGQYYTSIFVGNPPRPYFLDVDTGSDLTWIQCDAPCTNCAKGPHPLYKPTKEKIVPPRDSLCQELQGDQNYCETCKQCDYEIEYADRSSSMGVLAKDDMHLITTDGGREKLDYVFGCAYDQQGQLLSSPAKTDGILGLSSAAISLPSQLASKGIISNVFGHCITREASGGGYMFLGDEYVPRWGLTWAPIRGGLDNLYHTKAHNVNYGDQQLSLHGQAGNSVQVIFDSGSSYTYLPDEIYKNIVAAIKNDSPSFVQDESDTTLPLCWKADSSVRHLGDVKQFFKPLNLHFGRRWFVLPKTFTILPDDYLILSDKGNVCLGLLNGTEIDHGSTIIVGDVSLRGKLVVYDNERRQIGWANSECTKPQSQKGFPFFL; encoded by the exons ATGCCGCCGcgcccacctccacctccacccccacccccacccccaccgcCGCAGGTCCACGGCGTGGTCGTCATCACCCTCCCTCCCCACGACCAGCCCTCCAAGGGCAAGACCATCACCGCCTACACCTACACCGACGACCCCCCGGGCGCTCTGCCTCCGCACCGGGGGCCGGCGAGCGCGGACTCCAGGCGCTCGCGGCGGGCGGTCTCgccgcggcgggcggcggcgatgCTCCTCGTGCTGGGCGCGCTCGCGCTCGCCGCCTACTACTGCATCTACTCGGACGTGGCCGTGCAGTTCCTggggatggaggaggaggaggcgcagAGGGAGAGGAACGAGACCAAGTCCTTCCTGCTCCCGCTCTACCCCAAGGCGCGCCAGGGCCGCGCGCTGCGGGAGTTCGGGGACATCAAGCTCGCCGCCAAGAGGGTCGacgacggaggcggcggcggcgccaggaAGGTCACCAAGAAGCTGCAGGCCGAGGGGGCGGCTTCGGCCGGGACCAACTCCACGGTTCTGCTCCCGATCAAGGGCAATGTGTTCCCCGATGG GCAGTATTACACATCTATCTTCGTTGGCAATCCACCAAGACCTTATTTTCTCGATGTTGATACTGGAAGCGATTTGACGTGGATCCAGTGTGATGCACCCTGCACCAACTGTGCCAAG GGACCTCATCCTTTATATAAGCCAACGAAAGAAAAGATAGTCCCTCCCAGGGATTCGTTATGTCAAGAGTTGCAAGGCGACCAGAACTACTGTGAGACGTGCAAGCAATGTGACTATGAGATTGAATATGCCGATAGGAGCTCCTCCATGGGTGTCCTTGCAAAGGATGATATGCATCTGATCACTACAGACGGTGGAAGAGAAAAACTAGACTATGTATTTGG gtgtgcatatgatcAGCAAGGCCAGCTTCTGTCTTCACCAGCAAAGACTGATGGGATTCTTGGTCTTAGCAGTGCAGCAATAAGCCTTCCTAGTCAGCTCGCCAGCAAAGGAATTATTTCCAACGTTTTTGGTCATTGTATCACCAGAGAGGCAAGTGGTGGTGGGTACATGTTTCTGGGTGATGAATATGTACCCAGATGGGGGTTGACATGGGCTCCTATTCGAGGTGGTTTAGA TAACTTGTACCACACAAAAGCCCATAACGTGAATTATGGAGATCAGCAGCTCAGTTTGCACGGGCAAGCAGGAAACTCTGTGCAAGTGATTTTTGATAGCGGAAGCTCATATACATACCTTCCAGATGAAATATATAAAAACATTGTTGCTGCT ATTAAAAATGACTCCCCCAGTTTTGTCCAAGATGAGTCAGATACGACATTACCTCTATGCTGGAAAGCTGATTCTTCCGTAAG GCATTTGGGAGATGTCAAACAGTTCTTCAAGCCCTTAAACCTTCACTTTGGGAGAAGATGGTTTGTTCTGCCCAAAACATTTACCATTCTTCCCGACGATTACTTAATCTTGAGT GATAAGGGTAACGTTTGTCTGGGGCTGCTAAATGGAACAGAGATAGATCATGGGTCAACAATAATAGTCGGAG atgtttctctGCGCGGCAAGTTAGTTGTGTATGACAATGAACGGAGGCAGATTGGATGGGCTAATTCAGAATGCACCAAGCCACAATCACAGAAGGGCTTTCCCTTCTTCCTCTGA